gGGGAGTAAGGACtggtttatattttctttaattccaGTGTCCGTGGTTgtggactctcagagactcactgtgaagtcgtggcctcagctctgaagtcagacccctcacatctgagagaactggatctgagcttcaaCAACCTGGAGGATtcagaagtgaagctgctgtgttctggactggagagtccaaactgtcgactggagactctgaggtccttaaatccttcttcacttttccgactttctttcttattgggtcattatttatttaaattgtctcagttctgctctgctcactgtccctcagtcatctgtcactcacccagcctgtcagtcacgtccacctcatcaactccattcacctgcactcacctgctcctgatcactaagaaagtgtcagtaaataacatgtggactgaggccgagcactcgtcctcctcaggttttcaaaataagacataaattcttattgaaacacgttggacagttgataagtatagaaacaaacaggaagtgactgtcaggagcagtgttgggagtaacgcgcTACAAATTAACGCGTTACTGTtattccactacttttagcggtaacgagcatgtaacaaagaattttttttttaaatcatttctgAAATTGAAATGAGTTTGTCACTCACGTTACTCTCTTGTGAAAACTGAACAATTGCAGACAAGAAGACGAGTGCACAAAATGATGTTCTGGTCGTTTATTTGAGCCGTCCTCGTAACACCGTATACCTTAATAACAACTTTGAACAACTTAGAAACACCTTAAAACAATCGTGGACACCGTTGTGCTTCTTCGGATGGTCgctaaaaacataaaccttttcCATTCGTCATCACAGGATGTCGGCGACTCAGaaagtaactaattacttttgatatacagtaactggtgaagtaattcaattacttttaaaagaagtaactatAACTAAGtactaattttcagtaacttgcccaacactggtcaggagccatccctactttaaacagtgtttaattacacaaacctgctcagtgaccaacacacagagaagaatctgatgaatgaaacaatggtccaacatgtctgatctggggtctcatttataaaagagtgcgtaggattcttactaaaagtgtacgTACGCACGAAAGCCGGATATGGCGTACACCACAGAttattccgatttataaaaccggaTCAGAGTTTATGTACGAATACGCaaattttcccgtcaagttcttttttataaatcccaacgtttgcgtgagaagtggcgtactcacgtttcaggccccgttttgtgcgtacgcaacggttataaatgtgACCCCTGATaattatcttcaggtcacagactggactgaggtcagcagcatgttgagagtctgtgttgacatgatgacgatccacaacaacaggaggacacattctaatattcatatttctttatccaggttgaagggctgcagtctgacagagatcagctgttcttctctggcttcagctctgaggtcaaacccctctcatctgagagaactggatctgagtaacaacaacctgcaggactcaggagtgaaggagctgtgtggttttctatagagtccaacctgtcgactggagactctgaggtcagttcactgactgacttttgtagatctcatatctataaacagaatttatacacaatttatctaatttaattctaatttaacataattcctctttatacataacttgaatccattcattaattaatctgtcatattttaaatattcagcttcttgttaaaacactgagtttagttctggatttcctaaactgatctgcaggacagagaccgggtccaaataatctatttgtactgaatcaggactcgtttttagtccaacatgtctgctttcatatttatcttccatgttatgactcTGTGCTcatatgaatatgtgtctgttattttcacacatgaactcagtttaattcaaagttttattctttatccaggttgtggagctgcagactgtcagagatcagctgttcttctctggcttcagctctgaggtcaaacccctctcatctgagagaactggatctgagaggaaacaacctaccggactcaggagtgaaggagctgtttgATCTTAAGAagagttcaacctgtcgactggagactctgaggtcagtagatggttggagtcagtccacgctgctttcatcagtattttactaaacatagtcagtatcacagatccagggtctgtgctaccaagcaggatttgtggttatcaggttcacttcaggtttagttttttcagttctacgaagctcgtccacttcttaacgagCTAAATCACCATGGAAACTTCTGATGaacggctaacctgctccaggttaagttggagatcaacccgtatagaagctccgcccactgaccacagtgactctacactgttgtgtggtgcacactctcgtTAAaaggacggataagggaagtttaaatcaacgtctggttggttcagttgatctcaaTGTcaccagactcatcctgtccccaaaacaccagatgaccacAGTCAGCTttctggagacaggtccatgtgtatgtcctcagagacagagtgtgtcctcagcatcagtgagacagtgtgtgtcctcagagacagtgagacagtgtgagtCCTCAGatacagtgagtcagtgtgtgtcctcagagtcagtgtgtgtcctcagagacagtaagacagtatgtgtcctcagagtctgtgtgtgtcctcagggacagtgagacagtttgtgtcctcagagtcagtgtgtgtcctcagagacagtgagacagtgtgtgtcctcagagacagtgacacagtgtgtgtcctcagagacaatgagacagtgtgtgtcctcagagtcagtgtgtgtcctcagggacagtgagacagtgtgtgtccccagagacagtgagacagtgtgtatcctcagagacagtgagtaagtgtgtgtccccagagacagtgagacagtgtgtatcctcagagacagtgagtaagtgtgtgtcctcagagtcagtgtgtgtcctcagagtcagtcagacagtgtgtgtcttcagagtcagtgagacagtgtgtgtcctcagagtcagtcagacagtgtgtgtcctcagagtcaggaagacagtgtgtgtcttcagagtcagtgagacagtgtgtgtgcttagagtcagtgagacagtgtctgtgCTCAGAGTCAGTgcgacagtgtgtgtccttagagtcagtgagacagtgtgtttcctcagagtcagtgcaagtcctcagagtcagtgagtcagtgtgtgtcctcagtgtcagtgagacagtgtgtgtcctcagagacagtgtgtgtcctcagagacagtgagacagtgtgtcctcagagacagtgagacagtgtgtgtcctcagagacagtgagacagtgtgtcctcagagacagtgagacagtgtgtcctcagagacagggaaacagtgtgtcctcagagacagtttgtgtcttcttctcttccaatcgtcttgttagtaaacaacagattcagatctcgtggtctcgttcacacgttattatgtcgtggtcacgtaatatattattaccagatgccaccagggggcgctgtaacttacacaagctggaccacagctgacagcctcacacgagggacagagacagtgttgtgttcatctgatctgagacagtttgttctctcacttcctcagtgaagaactgatcaggtggatctttgtcacagctctgagatcagtgggactgaagcctctcctcatcacatggtaaccaggagctctttatacagagcagaacctctgctgaggtccatctgtctcctctggtcccagtttgtcagaagcagatgttcatcaacacacagtgaaacatggcttcacctgtaacagcagtaaatccacctctcaggtgtccactctgcactttgacatgcagaggacacacagagctcttagcgtgttcattccaacacgtgaacaaagcagagaggaagctgctccacctctgaacaggactgaagtccctgctgctctttctactggatgagctgcatcactgactcacagctgatgaggcgagtctctgtgacactgatgtcttcttctctcaacaggtgggagggggggtctaagtggaggtgagtgtgaagaggacagtgtgtgtggacggaggctgagctgtgtcctgaggatccagaggctgaagcagcagcagcagcttgtgtgtagtctccaatctacacaacccctaatctgcatgtgtttgtgagatgaagccggagcacctggagacaacacggggagaacatgcagactccacacaggaagaccccatctgaaccggattcaaaccagcaaccttcttgccccgattgtgtttattcacatgaagaatgtgtttattgaaatgacccaacacaagcagaatatataaaccctctgtaaagagtcacatacagtgtgtttaagtttgtctttattattgtccacctttgtccctcagtgtgtctccatgtgtgtagaaccacattctgtgtttatgtttgtttatgatcttaaagttcctggattcacgtcacaaattgatttggtttaacacaaaattaaacacattgaaatcactttgagtttaaaatcagagttttgtctttgacacaaaagattaaaactctggacttaaaaatgggacgttttcatttctgcatcaggtgcagagcggtggtggcttatctacttttgacccacaggtggcgctgcagtataacagcagcacatcccagtcaaagcctttatattcagtctatgagtcaaacacatggatcatttcctctgtgacaaaccagatgtaacgagaagaaaaacatctcagagagaaaagttctgtttctacttgtctctgctttaatgctcattaaacatccttccaccgacttcactggaatcatgactcagcttttctttcctcttcaaacaaactggtggaaacgtccttggtgcaggtaaaagaacaaaatcaccagtttgacataatggaaacaagcataagaaaagtgaatgagacatttacagtatgaagaagagtcgatgaagagcagagcatctttaagtctctgaggaaactgattaataaacattttaccatatttaatagaaaactgacccgaggacgttttatacaaacgtagatgaagattcttgttgtacgttctcgaccaccacctcagaacaaccaccagggggagactgtagccgcctctgggaacagcagcatgctgggaaataattgatgatgggaggttcacagcagagacaagggacagaaagtgtctgagagatgatgtcctgaagacagtggacattttgggcctgttgtgttgaacagtttgtgttattttgtggagacaTATAGAtaagaaatgtttgacagagtcagttcctgacaggctcaagttctctctgtgtggagaggtcatcatgtgactttgttatgatcctcaacacacgtgtgtcagtgtaacatgtgactgtgacgccATGTTCATGAAAACGCTGCTCTAACATCTGTccagcagatgttgaagctctgaggtccacttcctctgcagcagagtgagaccatcatctcttcatggagctgtgcacCAGGCTGGTGTCACgtgaccaaacacaaagtgtgaacaacacGTCATCAAAGGATCCGTTTGATTccatcaaacacattcatgggatatttattattataatattagaGTTTAGTAATACAAATCTTTAAAAGGGATTTTTACTTCTGGAATCTCAGTGTTGAGCTCGTTTATACTTTTTATTCCTCTCAGTCTTCTTCCTGGTCTCTTCACAGTCTCTCTGTTTAACAAGATTAAAACCAGAGGCAGTGctctgctgccatctagtggtggaaCGTGGGTTTCCTTTGCTGTTTGTTCCAGTTTGATGTGatcatgtttttaaagtgtgatgtgtctctgtttctctctgcagggaGCTCAACTCCTCACGGCAGCTAAAGGACTCTCAAATCTCAAGGTGACGCAGATCCTGATTGGTCCAGCCTTCATCTCCATATTGTGATTGTGATCGGGGCAAAGGTTCAATTAACCAATATCTTGTTAAAAGCCTTTAAAGTTTACTAGTGAAACAGAAAATTATACATGGCAAATAAGAGGAAGCAAAAACCGAAAAAAACATTGACAAGTTTGTATCTCAGactgtgatcacacacacacacacacacacacacacagacacacaaacagatatgaCTTGTGTGTTTCTAACTCtaaatgtctcttcctgttgtCTCAGTGCACGAGGGGATGGGCATCAGAGTCACTGGCAATGAAAAGATTCGACCTGATCGGGGTAAGTTCACAACACTCTGATATAAATGTGGTTCCTCGGGTTCCACAGGGAGATATCTTTGTGGAGGTTCCTTATAGAAAAATCCACCTCTGAGAAATCTCTTCCTTGCCCATGAAAGCAGTTATTATCTGTAATGGTTTTAAAATATTGTGCTTTTTATTAAACTGGTTTGTATTATTCTTTGACTGGTGCAGGTTCAGGGGTCCAGAGGCCGATCGGAGAAGCCGTCCTGCAGATCGATATGATGCTCGGGAAAGAACGTAAGGTCAACGTCAGAGGTGAGTCGCTTCAGAACATTataatgtttaaattaaaactgaaactaaatccacaacaagaaaaataaaattcacACTGGATTTGTGTCCATCCAGTCATCGCAGTGAACGACATGAAGTGGCAGACGTCCGGGATGTTCCGGCCTTTCGTCGACGTCTCCGTGGTCGGTCCCTTCCTCGCCGACAAGAAGCGCAAGCTCACCACGAAATCCAAGAACAACAGCTGGACGGCGAAGTTCAACGAGTCCTTCCAGTTGTGAGTTTCAAAATCCAGACGCCTGACACCTGAAAACTGTGAATAAGAGACAGAGTCTCAATGTGTCCCTCTGCCCCACAGCACCCTGGGTAAGGAGTCTCCAGACTGCTACGAGCTCCAGGTGACGGTGAAGGATTACTGCTTCGGCCGGGCGGACCGGGTGGTCGGCATGGCCGTGGTGCAGCTGCGCGACGTCGCCGACCGCAAGAGCTGCGTGTGCTGGTGTCCCCTGGGGCCGCGCATCCAGACGGACGAGACGGGCATGACGGTGATGCGCATCCTGTCCCAGCGGCCGGCCGATGAGGTGGCCAAGGAGTTTGTCAAGCTGAAATCTGAGATCCGTCCTGTGGAGGAGGGAAGATGAGGAGCAGAGGCTCGGACACCGGCGCTGGAAACTGGATCATAAATGGAGATCTGGGTTTAGAGTCAGGGCTGCGGTTCAGTTTTCCTCAGCAGACACAGGCCGATGAAGTGTCTGAGTGATAATATTCAACATGGGGAGAAGGACGCAGGAGATATAAGTGAGAGAAAGATGTTCTCTcaaatgtcaaaaaagaaaaaatgattaTCAGCTGATTTAAATCTCCAGCTCGGAGGACAGAGATCATTTAAGTTCCAACGAAGGACTATTCAAGTCGTCAGTTACATCCGGTGTCTGTCACCTGTCGACCATCTCGGGTTCTGTCCACCTgacttgaatcttgaatcttgaatctacctgacagaacaaaaacatgcaaacgTATCTTACATCAACTGAAAGGAGCCGTTATCCCACATTAATGAACCGTGTGAGGCCTAATGAAAATGTTCAGTGACATCAGCATCACTGTTGACAGTTTCCCAGGGGACATAAGAAACCTGCTGTAATTCAGTGAAGTGATGtcagaaataataaatagaaacaacaataaaacagctCATGAAAGAAGAAGTGCATCAAACATCAGCACCAGATTCATGTGGTGGTTCATCCACGAAGTTTTAAACTTCAGTTTGACGAGCGAGCGACTGTCTGTTGAGCAGCTGCGAGTATTTTCCCTGAAGCAATGAATTCTGGGCATCGTAGTTAAAAGAGTAAGACGAAGAAAACGCAGCTTCTCTTCCTCGTGAGAAGAAAATGTGACGTCAGAGGTTTGGAACTTAGCTCTTCTGTTTTAACCAGGTGTTGATGAAACTGTGACTGTGACGACTGTTGACCTGTCGACCTGCTCTGAATAGAAAACCAAAAAGATGACACCTGTTTTTTAACGGTTCAAAAGTGCGAACACCTTTACGGAGAGAACCTGGAACGGTTCAGCTAACAATTCAATTTCATCCCCTTTTTACAGTTTGAAGGTGAAATGTTCCCGATGCCACAGCCTTGCCGTGCATGCACAGCCTGTACGGATCATACGATTCCGAGTATCGGATTTTCTACCACAAtctgaaggaaaaggaaaacacatgCAGGTTTAACGTATAGCTGATCCAAACTCTTCTCTGTTTACCACGTGCCAAGGAACTCAAGGGTTCAACAAGCTCCCTGATGGAGTTCTGGGTTGTCGGACGCGGA
The genomic region above belongs to Pleuronectes platessa chromosome 4, fPlePla1.1, whole genome shotgun sequence and contains:
- the LOC128438538 gene encoding protein unc-13 homolog B, yielding MSLPVVSVHEGMGIRVTGNEKIRPDRGSGVQRPIGEAVLQIDMMLGKERKVNVRVIAVNDMKWQTSGMFRPFVDVSVVGPFLADKKRKLTTKSKNNSWTAKFNESFQFTLGKESPDCYELQVTVKDYCFGRADRVVGMAVVQLRDVADRKSCVCWCPLGPRIQTDETGMTVMRILSQRPADEVAKEFVKLKSEIRPVEEGR